A DNA window from Chryseobacterium scophthalmum contains the following coding sequences:
- a CDS encoding tRNA threonylcarbamoyladenosine dehydratase — translation MDKVWLERTELLIKEAGVEKLNKAAVLVVGLGGVGSFAAEFLARAGVGKMTIVDGDTVDITNINRQLPALHSTVGKHKVDVVSERLMDINPNLDLIKVNEFLNPERMAEILDGGNFDYILDCIDSVSPKVSLIIAARRRKIKIVSSMGAGGKSDPSKVIVRDISKTQHCHLAREVRKRLKKEKIDKGIRCVFSDEIQDEDSLKMTDGSNYKRSFYGTISFLPAIFGLYAASEVINHLLKKD, via the coding sequence ATGGATAAAGTTTGGCTTGAAAGAACAGAATTATTGATAAAAGAAGCAGGTGTTGAAAAATTAAACAAAGCCGCTGTTCTGGTTGTAGGTTTAGGTGGAGTAGGTTCTTTTGCTGCTGAGTTTTTAGCGAGAGCCGGTGTCGGAAAGATGACGATTGTAGATGGAGATACTGTAGATATTACAAATATTAACAGACAGCTTCCTGCTCTGCACTCTACTGTTGGAAAACATAAAGTAGATGTTGTTTCAGAAAGATTGATGGATATTAATCCGAATCTTGACCTTATAAAAGTCAATGAGTTTTTGAACCCTGAAAGAATGGCAGAAATTCTAGATGGTGGAAATTTTGATTACATATTAGATTGTATTGATAGCGTTAGTCCGAAAGTATCATTGATTATTGCTGCAAGACGCAGAAAAATAAAAATTGTAAGCTCGATGGGAGCGGGCGGAAAATCTGACCCGTCTAAGGTTATCGTTCGTGATATCAGCAAAACACAGCATTGTCATCTTGCGAGAGAAGTAAGAAAAAGGCTGAAAAAAGAAAAAATAGATAAAGGAATTCGTTGTGTGTTTTCAGATGAAATTCAGGATGAAGATAGCTTGAAAATGACTGACGGAAGCAATTATAAAAGATCTTTTTATGGAACCATCAGTTTTCTTCCTGCAATTTTTGGTTTGTACGCAGCTTCGGAGGTTATCAATCACTTACTGAAGAAAGATTAA